Proteins encoded by one window of Aphis gossypii isolate Hap1 chromosome X, ASM2018417v2, whole genome shotgun sequence:
- the LOC126551994 gene encoding uncharacterized protein DDB_G0271670-like, whose translation MMALKFILVYFVVTTTVVSSDSLLDLTASKIEMTPNNTIQYLQFEDLSFNLTDFTICTWIKLLNFTHTQTIIRLTGNKKEPLLLWRMHVHPKETMRVTIKNRLVASEGMQLTRGQWHHVCFQWKGFTGVWATFVNAKIHSVGQIPVVSNDTMSSNAWKLNGSGTGLVGDDGAPCRNGWQAYGLYLTGPATTTTTVDAANATGKPPRNSTAAAASRRTAKNNSKRQAVFESDPDDTSSGDGGSGPSKSFQWFSKTFAFIKRMFTFVIIPFFKFVRNTFFQTRSLDDTVVDVSETHLTVSDIKYEPAPSSAATVTVAASSEPSSDDESVNKVNRRSSSSSSTSSSSTSSSSSSSASKRETDDDGRCGGGARAGDDRVTAADLVAAAGSGTTVAVDDALSPNAKRYLRMVSDGLNDVGVNAAFVKRAFACCGRGPFDPRADMAVIDWDRTRARSHDVIVSPHVCGRY comes from the exons ATGATGGCACTGAAGTTCATACTCGTGTACTTTGTCGTCACCACAACCGTCGTCTCGTCCGATAGTTTATTGGACTTGACCGCGTCCAAGATCGAGATGACGCCGAACAACACGATCCAA tacTTGCAGTTTGAAGACTTGTCATTCAATCTTACGGATTTCACGATTTGCACGTGGataaaactgttaaatttCACCCACACACAAACTATAATACGCCTAACAG gaaataaaaaagaacCGTTATTGTTATGGCGGATGCACGTACATCCCAAAGAAACTATGAGAGTGACGATCAAAAATCGCCTGGTGGCCTCGGAGGGTATGCAATTGACCAGAGGACAGTGGCACCATGTATGCTTTCAGTGGAAGGGTTTTACTGGCGTCTGGGCGACGTTTGTCAACGCTAAAATCCACTCGGTCGGACAAATACCTGTGGTCAGCAATGAC ACGATGTCATCGAACGCGTGGAAGCTGAACGGGAGTGGCACCGGACTGGTGGGCGACGATGGCGCGCCCTGCCGAAACGGTTGGCAAGCGTACGGCCTATACTTGACCGGtccggcgacgacgacgacgacggtggACGCGGCCAACGCGACCGGCAAGCCGCCGCGGAACtcgaccgccgccgccgcgtccAGGAGGACTGCGAAGAACAACAGCAAGCGACAAGCGGTGTTCGAATCGGACCCGGACGACACGTCGTCCGGCGACGGCGGTTCCGGACCGTCCAAATCGTTCCAGTGGTTCAGCAAGACGTTCGCGTTCATCAAACGCATGTTCACGTTCGTCATCATACCGTTTTTCAAGTTCGTGCGGAACACGTTCTTCCAGACCCGTTCGTTGGACGACACGGTGGTGGACGTGAGCGAGACGCACCTGACGGTCAGCGACATCAAGTACGAGCCCGCGCCGTCGTCCGCGGCCACGGTCACGGTGGCCGCCTCCAGCGAGCCGTCCTCCGACGACGAAAGCGTCAACAAAGTCAATCGGCGATCGTCCTCGTCGTCGTCAACGTCGTCATCGtcaacgtcgtcgtcgtcgtcgtcgtcggcgtCAAAGAGGGAAACGGACGACGACGGCCGTTGCGGTGGCGGCGCGCGGGCCGGCGACGATCGCGTGACGGCGGCCGACCTGGTGGCCGCGGCGGGGTCGGGGACGACGGTGGCCGTGGACGACGCGCTTTCGCCGAACGCCAAACGGTACTTGCGGATGGTGAGCGACGGCCTGAACGACGTGGGCGTGAACGCGGCGTTCGTCAAACGGGCGTTCGCGTGTTGCGGCCGCGGTCCGTTTGATCCGCGGGCCGACATGGCGGTTATCGACTGGGACCGGACACGGGCCCGCTCGCACGACGTGATCGTGTCGCCACACGTCTGCGGACGATATTGA